One window of the Branchiostoma lanceolatum isolate klBraLanc5 chromosome 3, klBraLanc5.hap2, whole genome shotgun sequence genome contains the following:
- the LOC136431180 gene encoding ubiquitin-conjugating enzyme E2-17 kDa, which translates to MALKRIKKELQDLGRDPPAQCSAGPVGDDLFHWQATIMGPPDSPYQGGVFFLTIHFPTDYPFKPPKVAFTTRIYHPNINSNGSICLDILRSQWSPALTISKVLLSICSLLCDPNPDDPLVPEIARIYKTDKPRYNELAKEWTKKYAM; encoded by the exons ATGGCGTTGAAAAGAATCAAGAAGGAGCTACAGGACCTGGGACGGGACCCGCCAGCACAGTGCTCAGCCGGCCCGGTCGGGGATGATCTGTTCCACTGGCAAGCCACCATCATGGGGCCGCCGGACAGCCCGTACCAGGGAGGGGTTTTCTTCCTAACCATCCACTTCCCAACAGACTACCCATTCAAGCCGCCAAAAGTGGCCTTTACCACCCGAATCTATCATCCCAACATCAACTCCAACGGTTCTATCTGCCTGGATATCTTGCGTAGTCAGTGGTCTCCAGCCCTCACAATCTCCAAG GTCCTGTTGTCCATCTGTTCCCTGCTATGCGACCCCAACCCAGACGACCCCCTCGTGCCGGAGATCGCGCGGATCTACAAGACGGACAAACCACGGTATAACGAACTCGCAAAGGAATGGACCAAGAAATACGCCATGTGA